TATGTATACAACATCCACAGCACTTTCCTTGATCAGTTCAAATGCTTCCAGCAGTTCATTTTCCATAACATTAGACAATGCCATAATGTTCAGCGTTGTTTCATATCCACGATCGTGGAACGTTTGAACCAGAGCAAGTGCCTTGTCTACATCTTTGCTGTAGCAGGCTACACGGATCAGATCCAGCATGCTTTCGCTGCGCGGCAGAATGTCATTCTCGTCCACACGTCCAACGTCAACGAGTGCAGACAATTTGGTGTTGCCTTTTTGCGGAATTACTTTGCGCAGGAAATCATCATTCAGAAAACGCCATGGTCCTGCTTCTTCCGCACCTTTCAAGAGCTTAGGTGAGTTTTTATACCCAATTTCCATATAATCAACGCCAGCTTCATTCAATCCAGCATAGAGCTGTTGAACAAAGTCCACGCTAAAGTCCCAGTTATTTACCAATCCGCCATCACGGATTGTACAATCTACTATTTTGCAATGATTTGTCTTCATTAATGTCTGCTCCTTTTCTAACCAACTTGTGTATTCCTCTCATGATACTTGAACGTAACAAGAAAAGTAAAGGGATTCCCGACTTATTTACTTCGATAAGATTTCCATATCCGATCAATCTCACTCATCTCGGAATGGTCTGGAGCTTTCTTTCCATAACGCACAGCGTTATAAGTATCGGGCAGCATTGCAGAGAGCTTCTGATCGTCTTCTCTGGCTCCATGCTGAACAATGGTCTCCGCAGCCTCCAGTGGCGTATGTGCACCCTGTATATCCACGCCTCGGTGTGCAGCTCTGTCAATCCACTTCCGATAATAATATCGAACACGTTCAGTTTCCTGTGAGGGCAGCGACTCCTTCTTGCGGAACCAGGATTTGCGCGTTTTGGCAGGCGCCTCTAACGTTTCGCTAATGTCCACATACTCCGTCCGGGGTTCTACCTTCTTCTGACCGGGCTGCAGCAGCCCTTTGAAACGCTCCATAAGTTTGTTTATCGCCTTCTGCCCCAAACGCAGGATAAGCCACAAGATCACAACTGCGACAGCCCCCATGACGACCCAGCCTAAGATATCCCAGAAAATAGAGGGCTCCCCTGCCGGTTCCATCCCTTCAGGTATCATTGGCGGCTCATTTGGAGCAGTAGGCGTAATAGGCGGCTCCTGATTGGAGCTCGAGCCTATTAGACTTCTGATCCATGCAAGCAGACGGTCACGCAATGGTCCTAACCAGGCAACAAGACTGGGAAAAGCGCCAATTCCTGCGATCACAATCAGCATCCATAACAGACGCTGGTGATTCGCACGGGCAAACTCACGTAACACGATTCGTTTTGAGCCGTCATTTAATATCGCACGATCCAGTTGCACACTGTATTGTCCTACTAACCAGCCAACAAAACTTATTACTCCCGCTGCATATATGGTTCCGGTGTAAGCCCGAAGAGGTTCCATGAATTCAACTCCATTTGCCGCCCCACTAAGCACAATTGCACTAACTACCCCCCAAATCTGCAAGCGCCAAATCAAAATCGAACGGAAGACAGGTTGAAAATTTATCCCAATATAGGCTGAAATAACCCCCCATACCATTGCCGTCAGCAAATCAGGTAAAGGAAACGCCCATAGCAGTGCGATCACCAATGAGACCAACAGCCCCATAAGCAGCGCTGCTCCCCATCGAATAAATGTGTTTTTTTCGCTGAGGGCTGGTAACCTGTGCTGTACCCACTGACCTAACCAGCCAGCAATAACAAAGACTGCCATTAAGGTGTAAGGCAAATGTCCCGTTGCATAGAGGGAAGTCAGCGTTAAAAGCGGATAGAAATATACTCCAATCAACAGAACGGCCGACATGGATAAAAATACTCTTTCCTTATTACTGCTGCTTTTGGACTCGTTCATGCACTCACCGCCTTGGCATCGCTTTTCCCGCTCTCTACCGGGAGTATGGTCACACGGTGGCCTTGCTCATGCAAACGCGCAATTTCATGTTCCATAGCTGGAGACACATAGGACGTAATTAAGAGATAACTGCGGACCTGCTGAGCTTCTTCATTCCGTTCAACTTCATCACTCAGGAACTGCTCCATGGGAACCATGCATTTCAGCTCCGTCTCTGCCATAGCTTCCAATAACATTTCCAGATGAGGACTGCCGTAATCCGGCTCAATCCGCAATGGATCACGCCCTCCGCTCACACGGTAGCCATTATGAGCAAATCCCGCGGGTAACCCTCTTCCAATCGCATCTACCGCTGCCGTTGCTGCATAACGGAGTGCCCGTTCGATCATCTCTGGGCGGGTAACGACACTCCACATGTCTGCTGACTCCTGAATGTTAACCACAATCCACGATTGAGGGTCCGCAGTCCATCCCTGCTTGTACACCTGTAGTTCTCCTGTGCGTGCACTCGCTTTCCAATGAATACGGTTCATCGGATCACCTGCACCATACGGACGTACCCCGAGAATCAGAAAGGGATCTTCAACAATCCAACGGGATACTTCAACCTCACCCTGCCATACCTGATAAATCTCAGGCAGATCCTCCGCATGAACAAGTGAAGGATATACGACCATGGACAGATGAACGGGAATAGGCTTCGATGTACGCCACAGGCCGAACAAGTCCCCTCCGGTCATAGTTACGGTGTTTAACGTGTAGATTCCACGTCTGCTGCATACAAAAGGATGCTTGCGCGTAATACGGGTAAACGGTTTCAACGTAAAGATACTTTTATGATTCTGATAGATATCTCCCTGACTGATATCCATGCCTGAACCTGAACGGAATACAAATGAAACTGGCATCATAGCTTCAAGTCTGAGCCATGGAACCGAAATTCGTTTTTCATTCGCAATTGTCTCAACCATCTCCAGTTCATCCCCGGCGTAACAACGCATTTTGCTGAACTGTCTGGTGTATTTGAGCTTCCGTAAAGCCGGACGGCCGAACCATATGCCGTGTACTCCAATAACCATGCCTCCGACAATGACTAGCCATAGTAATGCCATATGTTATCGCCCACTGCCTGTAGCAAGATTCTCCGTCGGCACTTCAGTCTGGCTCAGAAGTTCCTGAATAATACGTTCCGCCAAGCCCTCTTGTTGTCTTACCCGGTTGCGGAATACAAGCCGATGGGCCAGCACGGGCTCCGCCAATATTTTAATATCATCAGGGAGAACGTAGTCTCTGCCATGCAAAGCAGCCCAGGCCTGACTTGCCTTGAGTAACGCCTGAGCTCCTCGTGGGCTTACGCCCAGTGAAAGCTCGGGATGCTGCCTAGTGGCTTCTGTCAGTCGGATAATATATCGTAACAGATCTTCGTCGATTTGGACCGAAGTATACGTGCTCTGTGCCTCAAGCAACTGCTCGCGACTAATAATAGCGGACAGATCGGCAACAGAACGGCTCGCTACCGTACGTCTCAGAATTTCTACACTTTCTTCACTACTTGGATAGCCCATTCGGATCTTCATCATGAAACGATCCATCTGTGCCTCGGGTAACGGAAAGGTTCCCTGATTGTCTACCGGGTTTTGTGTGGCAATGACGATAAACGGTCGCTCCAGCTGTCTGGTCGAACCATCAATACTAATCTGCCGTTCCTCCATGCACTCCAGCAAACTGGACTGGGTACGCGGTGTAGCCCGGTTAATCTCATCTGCCAGCACCAGGTTGGCAAACAGAGGGCCTGGTCTGAATTCAAAGTCACCTTCTTTTTGATTGAAAAAGTGAATTCCCGTCAAGTCAGATGGCAACAGATCCGGTGTGAACTGAATACGCTGGAAGGTGCAATCCAGTGAAGAGGCTACTGATTTGGCCAACATGGTTTTCCCCGTACCGGGCACGTCCTCCAGCAGGACATGTCCAGAAGCAATGATAGCTGTCATCACAAGCTCAATCGTATGGTCTTTGCCCACAATGATCTTCCCTACATGGTCCATTAGCTGTTTGTTCATTTGTTCCATTCCCTGGATATTCATAATTGGTTCTTCCTCCCGTAAATTGAGCTATGTATTCGCATTCATTCTAACTATAACCCTAATCGCCCCAACAAAAAACAACAGGAATCGGCGGGTTGGCCAATTCCTGTTCGCATAACTCTTTGCCTTTACACCAAAGGAAGCATAATGATGAACCGGGTGCCTTCCCCTTTTTTGCTATCCACAGAGATGTTGCCTCCGTGATTCTTGATAATCCGGTAACTCACGGAAAGCCCCAGTCCTGTTCCGCTCTCCTTGGTGGTGAAAAACGGGTCAAACAGGCGCACAAGGGTGTTGTGATCCATCCCCTGTCCATTATCAGCAATGGAGATCTTCACATACTTGCCCTCGGTTCCCGTAGAGATCTGAATCAAGCCAGCATGCTCTTCGCCCACATCCTCGATGGCATCCATTGCGTTTTTAACCATATTCAAAATGACCTGCTTAATCTGTTTGACATCAATGGACACATTTAACGGGACTTCTGCTTCATCCAGGGTGATCTCGCACCCCTTCATTAATCCTTCGCTTTCTGTCAGCAAAACCACCTCTTTGAGCAAAGAGTTAACAGACATAATGGTCTTCTGAGGAGCTGACGGTTTCGAGGAATTCAGAAATTCGTAGATAATGTCGTTCGCCCTGTCAATCTCCGTTAGAATGATTCGAGCGTACTCGTCTTTCCCCAATTGCAGCAAATGAGGACGAAGCAACTG
Above is a window of Paenibacillus sp. E222 DNA encoding:
- a CDS encoding aldolase catalytic domain-containing protein, which gives rise to MKTNHCKIVDCTIRDGGLVNNWDFSVDFVQQLYAGLNEAGVDYMEIGYKNSPKLLKGAEEAGPWRFLNDDFLRKVIPQKGNTKLSALVDVGRVDENDILPRSESMLDLIRVACYSKDVDKALALVQTFHDRGYETTLNIMALSNVMENELLEAFELIKESAVDVVYIVDSYGSLDHNDVKYLVEKFKTHLPNKRLGVHTHNNMQLAFSNSLVAAELGVELLDASVYGMGRAAGNCPTELLVAHLKGTKYNLRPVLGVLEQLMVPLREKEEWGYILPYMITGTLDEHPRSAMALRSSEDKDKVVDFYDKLTTPEVNFDK
- a CDS encoding DUF58 domain-containing protein is translated as MALLWLVIVGGMVIGVHGIWFGRPALRKLKYTRQFSKMRCYAGDELEMVETIANEKRISVPWLRLEAMMPVSFVFRSGSGMDISQGDIYQNHKSIFTLKPFTRITRKHPFVCSRRGIYTLNTVTMTGGDLFGLWRTSKPIPVHLSMVVYPSLVHAEDLPEIYQVWQGEVEVSRWIVEDPFLILGVRPYGAGDPMNRIHWKASARTGELQVYKQGWTADPQSWIVVNIQESADMWSVVTRPEMIERALRYAATAAVDAIGRGLPAGFAHNGYRVSGGRDPLRIEPDYGSPHLEMLLEAMAETELKCMVPMEQFLSDEVERNEEAQQVRSYLLITSYVSPAMEHEIARLHEQGHRVTILPVESGKSDAKAVSA
- a CDS encoding MoxR family ATPase; its protein translation is MNIQGMEQMNKQLMDHVGKIIVGKDHTIELVMTAIIASGHVLLEDVPGTGKTMLAKSVASSLDCTFQRIQFTPDLLPSDLTGIHFFNQKEGDFEFRPGPLFANLVLADEINRATPRTQSSLLECMEERQISIDGSTRQLERPFIVIATQNPVDNQGTFPLPEAQMDRFMMKIRMGYPSSEESVEILRRTVASRSVADLSAIISREQLLEAQSTYTSVQIDEDLLRYIIRLTEATRQHPELSLGVSPRGAQALLKASQAWAALHGRDYVLPDDIKILAEPVLAHRLVFRNRVRQQEGLAERIIQELLSQTEVPTENLATGSGR
- a CDS encoding ATP-binding protein; protein product: MISEFQDTVPRPTNGFPPVHLDNNKYENVLEHLDSGIMLFDSNGVLTFINVQMAKLLELPRSLLSGCTLMQMLHHPQMSRFKKKKILRIYRETIFHRKRYHELIDEYGRHWLVTVTYGDQMDGDFLFSVKDVSDYKQIEQTAYQNDKLAMLGRISASIAHEIRNPLTAIRGFIQLLRPHLLQLGKDEYARIILTEIDRANDIIYEFLNSSKPSAPQKTIMSVNSLLKEVVLLTESEGLMKGCEITLDEAEVPLNVSIDVKQIKQVILNMVKNAMDAIEDVGEEHAGLIQISTGTEGKYVKISIADNGQGMDHNTLVRLFDPFFTTKESGTGLGLSVSYRIIKNHGGNISVDSKKGEGTRFIIMLPLV